One Candidatus Latescibacter sp. genomic region harbors:
- a CDS encoding twin-arginine translocation signal domain-containing protein, translating into MEEKNRKETIDDEQPNGESISRRRFMKKTTTTALAGAAGISGLDCSGAGVKSGAPKKGIKYVTLGRTGLKVSQFLGDRMADRKMYELALAAGVNYWHKFGQWVEPAPYDLFQKMDRDSFYCDTVVHTLDKDKAIEIFEGMLKKSGLSRIDGFKVHSVYAQPEDVKNKMGVIQAFEILKKQGKTRFLMLSQHNNVAPVFEAAIESDMFDLIQVPVNPLVPRKDAFSYKTDRPQQAQQDAFFNLIKKAHDKGIAVTAMKVFLYGKKNWDSVPDLKEKVSKYLPDDKSIARALIRYSLSVPGVVAYGSMLYNFEELKENLEAIGGKLTLAEEKGIHQFAEAMDSGYCRMCGACERANPDGVAVSSILRFKGYYTGFNDPEQARSLYAGLPAHARVESAGDLEQYEKACPYGLPVASLLRDAQRMLGWRGGRG; encoded by the coding sequence ATGGAAGAAAAGAACCGTAAAGAAACGATCGATGATGAACAACCGAACGGAGAATCCATCTCCCGCCGCCGTTTCATGAAAAAGACCACGACTACAGCCCTGGCGGGAGCAGCGGGAATATCGGGACTTGACTGCTCGGGCGCAGGAGTGAAAAGCGGCGCTCCAAAGAAGGGAATAAAGTATGTGACTCTCGGGCGCACCGGCCTCAAAGTATCCCAGTTTCTCGGCGACCGCATGGCTGACCGTAAAATGTACGAACTGGCGCTTGCGGCCGGTGTAAATTACTGGCATAAGTTCGGGCAGTGGGTGGAACCGGCGCCCTACGACCTCTTCCAGAAAATGGATCGGGATTCCTTTTACTGCGACACTGTGGTTCATACGCTCGACAAAGACAAAGCAATAGAGATATTTGAAGGCATGTTAAAAAAGAGCGGGTTGTCCCGGATCGACGGTTTCAAAGTGCATTCCGTGTATGCGCAGCCGGAAGATGTAAAAAATAAGATGGGGGTTATCCAGGCGTTCGAAATTTTAAAGAAGCAGGGCAAGACACGGTTTCTCATGCTTTCCCAGCACAATAATGTCGCCCCGGTTTTCGAAGCGGCCATCGAAAGCGACATGTTTGATCTGATCCAGGTGCCGGTAAATCCCCTCGTTCCGAGGAAAGACGCTTTCAGCTATAAAACCGACCGTCCTCAGCAGGCCCAGCAGGACGCATTCTTCAACCTCATCAAAAAGGCCCATGACAAGGGAATCGCCGTAACCGCCATGAAGGTGTTCCTGTACGGCAAGAAAAACTGGGATTCGGTGCCCGACCTCAAAGAGAAAGTAAGCAAGTACCTGCCTGATGACAAGAGCATAGCCAGGGCGCTCATCCGTTACTCTCTCAGCGTGCCCGGTGTGGTCGCCTACGGTTCCATGCTGTACAATTTCGAAGAGCTGAAAGAAAACCTTGAGGCGATCGGGGGAAAGCTCACGCTGGCTGAAGAAAAGGGGATTCATCAGTTCGCCGAAGCGATGGATTCCGGCTACTGCCGGATGTGCGGCGCCTGCGAGCGGGCGAACCCGGACGGTGTGGCGGTTTCGTCCATTCTGAGATTCAAAGGATATTACACAGGATTCAACGATCCCGAACAGGCCAGATCCCTGTATGCCGGTCTCCCCGCGCATGCCCGTGTTGAATCAGCCGGCGACCTTGAACAGTATGAGAAAGCCTGCCCGTACGGCCTTCCGGTGGCTTCCCTGCTCAGGGACGCACAGAGGATGCTTGGGTGGAGAGGGGGTAGGGGGTGA